One genomic segment of Prochlorococcus marinus str. MIT 0919 includes these proteins:
- the fba gene encoding class II fructose-bisphosphate aldolase (catalyzes the reversible aldol condensation of dihydroxyacetonephosphate and glyceraldehyde 3-phosphate in the Calvin cycle, glycolysis, and/or gluconeogenesis) produces MALVPLRLLLDHAAENGYGIPAFNVNNLEQVQAIMEAASETDSPVILQASRGARSYAGEIFLRHLIIAATETYPNIPVVMHQDHGNDPSTCYSAAINGFTSVMMDGSLEADAKTPASYDYNVEVTKTVVDFAHSVGVSVEGELGCLGSLETGKGEAEDGHGFEGELSKDMLLTDPAEAADFVQKTKVDALAIAIGTSHGAYKFTRKPTGEVLAISRIAEIHKALPNTHLVMHGSSSVPQEWLDMINKYGGAIPETYGVPVEEIQEGIRNGVRKVNIDTDNRLAFTAAVREAASADPTNFDPRHFNKPARKYMKQVCLDRYQQFWCAGNASKIKQQSINYYAGLYAKGSLEPKTSVAA; encoded by the coding sequence ATGGCTCTTGTCCCACTAAGACTCCTTCTTGACCATGCTGCTGAGAACGGCTATGGAATACCTGCTTTCAATGTCAATAACCTTGAGCAGGTACAAGCAATAATGGAAGCTGCTTCAGAAACCGACAGCCCTGTAATACTTCAAGCATCTCGAGGAGCAAGAAGCTATGCAGGTGAGATATTTCTTCGCCACTTAATCATTGCGGCTACAGAAACATATCCAAATATCCCTGTTGTTATGCATCAGGATCATGGGAATGATCCATCAACCTGTTATTCAGCAGCTATAAACGGATTCACATCAGTAATGATGGATGGATCATTAGAGGCTGATGCAAAAACACCCGCAAGCTATGACTACAACGTCGAAGTAACAAAAACAGTTGTTGATTTTGCACACTCAGTAGGTGTAAGCGTTGAAGGCGAATTGGGTTGTCTTGGATCTTTAGAAACCGGAAAGGGAGAAGCTGAAGACGGTCATGGTTTTGAAGGAGAGTTGTCAAAGGACATGTTGCTCACCGACCCAGCTGAAGCTGCTGATTTTGTTCAGAAAACCAAGGTAGATGCATTAGCAATAGCTATTGGAACAAGTCATGGCGCTTATAAATTCACAAGGAAGCCAACAGGAGAAGTACTTGCGATAAGTAGAATTGCAGAGATACATAAAGCCTTACCCAATACTCATCTTGTTATGCATGGATCTAGTTCAGTTCCACAAGAATGGCTTGACATGATTAATAAGTATGGTGGTGCAATTCCAGAAACTTATGGAGTTCCAGTTGAAGAAATACAAGAAGGAATAAGGAATGGTGTAAGGAAAGTAAATATAGATACTGATAATCGTCTTGCTTTCACAGCAGCAGTAAGAGAAGCAGCATCTGCAGATCCTACGAACTTTGACCCAAGACATTTCAACAAACCTGCTAGAAAATACATGAAGCAAGTTTGTTTAGACAGGTACCAACAATTCTGGTGCGCTGGTAATGCAAGTAAGATCAAACAGCAAAGCATTAATTATTATGCTGGGCTTTATGCCAAAGGTTCACTTGAACCTAAGACATCAGTTGCTGCATAA